The following are encoded together in the Solidesulfovibrio fructosivorans JJ] genome:
- a CDS encoding GGDEF domain-containing protein has protein sequence MQNFDFKTASAIYVVSNFCIASLLAVAFADSRVRGTRLWIAGLFTLIFSTPFFALRDVIPPDVAIVLGNGLFALAWVLFQASFDAFYGNRRPPWQRGLPIFLAMVLAAGLLDAVKVRSLSLTTLYMLQSLAIAGTIVVRRREFRLRVIAILASGYVLAALSFMVRGLAVFFDPLANPDPFAPSMSQDIAMVLSVPSLIACSFGFVLLHRERVENEVRQLADIDPLTGLQNRRGFEAAFAKELREAADAGSWTSLALVDIDHFKTVNDRYGHALGDEALRTLARIVSRELRGGDLVARIGGDEFCVLLSRTPPLRAGVVAERLRRAVASNDWTSLGLTQRLTVTIGLSSHKGSEADDGEDFMRLADMALLTAKGMARDMVLHADQLTGRTAEARP, from the coding sequence ATGCAGAATTTCGATTTCAAGACGGCCTCCGCCATTTATGTCGTCAGCAATTTTTGCATTGCCAGTTTGCTGGCCGTGGCCTTTGCCGACAGCCGGGTCAGGGGGACGCGCCTGTGGATCGCCGGGCTTTTCACGTTGATCTTTTCGACTCCGTTTTTCGCTCTGCGGGATGTCATTCCCCCCGACGTGGCCATTGTCCTCGGCAATGGCCTGTTCGCCCTGGCCTGGGTGCTCTTCCAGGCTTCCTTCGACGCCTTTTACGGCAATCGCCGTCCGCCCTGGCAACGGGGCTTGCCGATTTTTCTGGCGATGGTTCTTGCCGCCGGCCTTCTCGATGCGGTCAAGGTCCGGTCATTGTCGTTGACCACGCTGTACATGCTCCAAAGTCTGGCCATCGCCGGCACCATCGTGGTCAGACGTCGCGAATTCCGGCTGCGGGTGATCGCCATCCTCGCTTCGGGTTATGTCCTGGCCGCCCTGTCGTTTATGGTGCGCGGCCTGGCGGTGTTTTTCGACCCGCTGGCCAACCCCGACCCCTTTGCCCCGAGCATGTCCCAGGACATCGCCATGGTGCTTTCCGTGCCGAGCCTGATCGCCTGCTCCTTCGGCTTTGTCCTTCTGCACCGGGAACGCGTGGAAAACGAGGTCCGCCAGTTGGCCGACATCGATCCCCTGACCGGCCTGCAAAACCGTCGGGGGTTCGAGGCGGCCTTTGCCAAGGAATTGCGGGAGGCCGCCGATGCCGGCAGTTGGACCAGTCTGGCCCTGGTCGATATCGACCATTTCAAGACCGTCAATGACCGCTATGGCCATGCGTTGGGCGACGAGGCGCTGCGCACCCTGGCCCGGATCGTGTCCAGGGAGCTTCGGGGCGGGGATTTGGTGGCCCGCATCGGCGGGGACGAGTTCTGCGTGCTGCTTTCCCGCACGCCGCCGCTTCGCGCCGGGGTTGTGGCCGAGCGCCTGCGCCGGGCCGTGGCTTCCAACGATTGGACCTCGCTCGGGCTGACCCAGCGCCTGACCGTCACCATCGGCCTGTCCAGCCACAAGGGCAGCGAAGCCGACGACGGCGAGGACTTCATGCGTCTGGCCGACATGGCCCTGCTCACCGCCAAGGGCATGGCCCGGGACATGGTCCTGCATGCGGACCAGCTCACCGGCCGCACGGCCGAGGCCCGGCCCTGA
- the ahcY gene encoding adenosylhomocysteinase gives MSVKPLDLTLPYKVADLSQADWGRKEMQLSEGEMPGLMAVIEKYGPQQPLAGMRITGSLHMTIQTAMLIKCLKALGADLRWASCNIYSTQDHAAAAIAADGLAAVFAWKGESLEDYWWCTEMALTWPDGSGPDLIVDDGGDATLFVHHGCKCAKDDKVLNAPAVNKEMGIIMDRIRAAVAADAGRFERLAKKIRGVSEETTTGVHRLYQMMQAGELLFPAINVNDSVTKSKFDNLYGCRESLADGIKRATDVMVAGKVVVVAGYGDVGKGCAQSMRGFGARVLITEIDPICALQAAMEGYEVTTMEEACPLGDIFVTATGCCDVITGAHMEKMKDGAIVCNIGHFDSEISVAYLESTPTCKKDQIKPLVDKWTMASGNAILMLAEGRLVNLGCATGHPSFVMSNSFTNQALAQIELATKEYKTGVYTLPKLLDEEVARLHLDRLGAKLETLTKPQADYLGISVTGPFKPEHYRY, from the coding sequence ATGAGCGTGAAACCGCTTGATTTGACCCTTCCCTACAAGGTCGCCGACCTGTCCCAGGCCGATTGGGGCCGCAAGGAGATGCAGCTTTCCGAGGGCGAGATGCCCGGCCTTATGGCCGTCATCGAAAAGTACGGCCCGCAGCAGCCCCTGGCCGGCATGCGCATCACCGGCTCGCTGCACATGACCATCCAGACGGCCATGCTGATCAAATGCCTGAAAGCCCTTGGCGCGGACCTGCGCTGGGCCTCGTGCAACATCTACTCGACCCAGGACCATGCCGCCGCCGCCATTGCCGCCGACGGCCTGGCCGCCGTGTTCGCCTGGAAGGGCGAGTCCCTGGAGGACTACTGGTGGTGCACCGAGATGGCGCTCACCTGGCCCGACGGCTCCGGCCCGGACCTCATCGTCGACGACGGCGGCGACGCCACGCTGTTCGTCCACCACGGCTGCAAATGCGCCAAGGACGACAAGGTGTTAAACGCCCCGGCCGTCAACAAGGAGATGGGCATCATCATGGACCGCATCCGGGCCGCCGTGGCCGCCGATGCCGGCCGTTTCGAGCGCCTGGCCAAAAAGATCCGCGGCGTCTCCGAGGAGACCACCACCGGCGTGCACCGGCTCTACCAGATGATGCAGGCCGGCGAGCTGCTTTTCCCGGCCATCAACGTCAACGACTCGGTCACCAAGTCCAAGTTCGACAACCTCTACGGCTGCCGCGAATCCCTGGCCGACGGCATCAAGCGCGCCACCGACGTGATGGTGGCGGGCAAGGTCGTGGTCGTGGCCGGCTACGGCGACGTGGGCAAGGGCTGCGCCCAGTCCATGCGCGGTTTCGGCGCCCGGGTGCTCATCACCGAGATCGATCCCATCTGCGCCCTGCAGGCGGCCATGGAAGGCTATGAAGTCACCACCATGGAAGAGGCCTGCCCCCTGGGCGACATCTTCGTGACGGCCACGGGCTGCTGCGACGTCATCACCGGCGCGCACATGGAAAAGATGAAGGACGGGGCCATCGTGTGCAACATCGGCCACTTCGATTCCGAGATCAGCGTGGCCTATCTGGAAAGCACGCCGACGTGCAAAAAGGATCAGATCAAGCCCCTGGTCGACAAATGGACCATGGCCTCGGGCAACGCCATCCTCATGCTGGCCGAGGGGCGGCTCGTCAACCTCGGCTGCGCCACCGGACATCCGAGCTTCGTCATGTCCAACTCGTTCACCAACCAGGCCCTGGCCCAGATCGAGCTGGCGACCAAGGAGTACAAGACCGGCGTCTACACGCTGCCCAAACTCCTGGACGAGGAAGTGGCGCGGCTGCACCTGGACCGCCTGGGCGCCAAGCTCGAAACCCTCACCAAGCCCCAGGCCGACTATCTCGGCATCAGCGTCACCGGCCCCTTCAAGCCGGAGCATTACCGCTATTAG
- a CDS encoding ArsR/SmtB family transcription factor, protein MLKNVETPLPWFKALADETRLRLIRILGRHELSVGEIVAALGMGQSRISRHLGILVGCGLLASRRDGAWTFYSLAGGGPQKDFLTALAPWLAVAGPEADLAAVDAVLRERRQETRRFFNAIAPDWARLRREVLGPVDPAALVREVMPGRVSLAADLGCGPGEMLPVLAERAATVIGVDSSPSMLSLAERRTAGLPVGMRMGELEHLPMADGEADFAVICLTLHHLPDPAAALAEARRVLAPKGRLAVIDFTPHGDEAMRRRFGDRWLGFSREKFAAWFARAGFDLEAYSEHPANKGLVVARLVARPLQNTSAKGDEHERETA, encoded by the coding sequence ATGCTGAAAAACGTCGAAACACCGCTGCCCTGGTTCAAGGCCCTGGCCGACGAGACCCGGTTGCGCCTGATCCGCATCCTGGGCCGCCATGAGCTGTCCGTGGGCGAGATCGTGGCCGCGCTCGGCATGGGCCAGTCGCGCATTTCGCGCCATCTCGGCATCCTGGTCGGTTGCGGGCTGCTTGCGAGCCGTCGGGACGGGGCCTGGACTTTTTACAGCCTGGCCGGGGGCGGACCGCAAAAGGATTTTTTGACGGCGCTGGCCCCATGGCTGGCCGTGGCCGGGCCCGAGGCCGATCTGGCCGCCGTGGACGCGGTGCTGCGCGAACGCCGCCAGGAGACGCGGCGCTTTTTCAACGCCATCGCCCCGGACTGGGCCCGGCTTCGCCGCGAGGTGCTGGGGCCGGTGGACCCGGCCGCGCTGGTGCGCGAGGTCATGCCCGGGCGCGTGTCCCTGGCCGCCGATCTCGGCTGCGGCCCGGGGGAGATGCTGCCCGTTTTGGCCGAGCGCGCCGCGACCGTCATCGGCGTCGACAGTTCCCCTTCCATGCTCTCCCTGGCCGAGCGCCGCACGGCCGGTTTGCCGGTCGGGATGCGCATGGGCGAACTCGAGCACCTGCCCATGGCCGACGGCGAGGCCGATTTCGCCGTCATCTGCCTGACGCTGCATCACCTGCCCGATCCGGCCGCCGCCCTGGCCGAGGCCCGGCGCGTGCTTGCGCCAAAGGGCCGGCTGGCGGTCATCGACTTCACCCCCCACGGGGACGAGGCCATGCGCCGCCGTTTCGGCGACCGCTGGCTGGGCTTTTCCCGGGAGAAATTCGCCGCCTGGTTTGCCCGGGCCGGCTTCGATTTGGAAGCGTATTCCGAACATCCCGCCAACAAGGGGCTTGTCGTGGCGCGCCTTGTCGCCCGGCCCCTCCAAAACACATCCGCCAAAGGAGACGAACATGAGCGTGAAACCGCTTGA
- a CDS encoding TetR/AcrR family transcriptional regulator, whose amino-acid sequence MRTVKTPQDRREDFLEAARALFEERGVDETSVSDIIAKVGVAKGTFYWHFKSKEALLEALAERRIGLFLETIEPILADPGRNALEKLRDLWRVHEKERHTRTSLQCHVHKPENLLLHQKVRDIEAKALVPLLAEVIGQGNREGLFTTVDPETTAAFLIMAQGLRLRQAEITGKPEADTREDAAQDILERVLGAAPGSLAFLSHG is encoded by the coding sequence ATGCGTACCGTCAAAACGCCGCAAGACAGGCGCGAGGATTTTCTCGAGGCCGCGCGGGCGCTGTTCGAAGAGCGCGGTGTGGACGAAACCTCGGTTAGCGACATCATCGCCAAGGTCGGCGTCGCCAAAGGCACCTTCTATTGGCACTTCAAATCCAAGGAAGCCCTGCTCGAGGCCCTGGCGGAACGCCGGATCGGCCTTTTTCTCGAAACGATCGAGCCCATCCTGGCCGACCCGGGACGAAACGCCCTCGAGAAACTGCGCGACCTTTGGCGCGTCCACGAAAAAGAGCGCCATACCCGGACAAGCCTGCAATGCCATGTCCACAAACCCGAAAACCTGCTGCTGCATCAAAAGGTTCGCGACATCGAGGCAAAAGCCCTTGTCCCGCTGCTGGCGGAAGTGATCGGCCAGGGGAACCGCGAGGGTCTGTTCACCACGGTCGATCCCGAAACGACCGCCGCGTTTCTGATCATGGCCCAGGGCCTGCGTCTCCGCCAGGCCGAGATCACAGGCAAGCCGGAAGCGGATACCCGCGAGGACGCCGCCCAGGATATCCTGGAACGGGTCCTCGGCGCCGCGCCCGGGAGCCTGGCCTTTCTGTCACACGGCTGA
- a CDS encoding class I SAM-dependent methyltransferase — MSENTSAKTESPHICPASHAGWLASSLRRLVHHPEAMLRGLVREGDTAVDIGCGPGFFTLPLARLVGRNGRVIAVDLQEEMLGMLRRRAERAGLASRIISHRCEAASIGLTTPADFALAFYMVHETPDIAAFLAELHRILKPGGKLLLAEPRFHVAKADFQRTLELAANAGFRLIAAPRIRLSLSALFARD, encoded by the coding sequence ATGAGCGAAAATACGTCGGCAAAAACGGAAAGCCCCCATATCTGCCCGGCGAGCCACGCCGGCTGGCTGGCCAGTTCCCTGCGCAGGCTGGTGCACCATCCCGAGGCGATGTTGCGCGGTCTGGTCCGGGAAGGCGATACGGCTGTGGACATCGGCTGCGGCCCGGGCTTTTTCACGCTTCCCCTGGCCAGGCTGGTCGGCCGCAACGGTCGCGTGATCGCGGTGGATCTCCAGGAAGAGATGCTGGGGATGCTGCGCCGCCGGGCCGAGCGCGCCGGGCTCGCCTCGCGCATCATCAGCCATCGCTGCGAAGCCGCGTCCATCGGCCTGACCACGCCGGCGGATTTCGCCCTGGCCTTCTACATGGTCCACGAAACGCCGGACATCGCCGCCTTCCTGGCCGAACTCCATCGTATCCTCAAACCCGGCGGCAAGCTGCTCTTGGCCGAGCCGCGCTTCCATGTCGCCAAGGCGGATTTCCAGCGCACGCTCGAGCTTGCCGCAAACGCGGGATTCCGGCTCATTGCCGCGCCCCGCATCCGGCTCAGCCTGTCGGCGCTTTTCGCGCGGGATTAA
- a CDS encoding NUDIX hydrolase yields MVFDRGRVSLAVDCAVFGFAGEGLRVLAVRRGVPPFAGSWALPGGFVEAGETLLAAAGRELAEETGVAAARLIEVGCFDALDRDPRGRVVSVAFAGLVRREHLTLRATADAGEARWWDLSDRPALAFDHEAIVTAALEHVRAAMWERPLALELLGERFTLAEARAVYEAVAGAPFDVRNFRKRLLATGLVRPLDARETGVAHRAARYYARSRNAASGGRAG; encoded by the coding sequence GTGGTTTTTGATCGGGGACGGGTGAGTCTGGCCGTGGACTGCGCGGTGTTCGGCTTTGCCGGGGAGGGCTTGCGTGTCTTGGCTGTCAGGCGGGGCGTGCCGCCTTTTGCCGGGAGTTGGGCGCTGCCCGGCGGCTTTGTCGAGGCGGGGGAGACGCTGCTTGCGGCGGCGGGGCGGGAATTGGCGGAGGAAACGGGTGTCGCGGCGGCGCGGTTGATCGAGGTCGGTTGTTTCGACGCCCTGGACAGGGACCCGCGCGGCCGGGTGGTGTCCGTGGCCTTTGCCGGGCTTGTGCGGCGTGAGCATTTGACGCTTCGGGCCACGGCCGACGCCGGGGAGGCCCGCTGGTGGGACCTGTCGGACCGGCCGGCATTGGCCTTCGACCATGAGGCGATCGTGACGGCCGCATTGGAGCATGTGCGCGCGGCCATGTGGGAACGGCCCCTGGCTCTGGAGCTTTTGGGGGAGCGTTTCACCCTGGCCGAGGCCCGGGCCGTGTACGAGGCCGTGGCCGGCGCGCCGTTCGATGTGCGCAATTTCCGCAAGCGGCTTCTGGCCACGGGCCTGGTGCGGCCCCTCGACGCCCGGGAAACCGGGGTGGCCCACCGGGCGGCCCGGTACTATGCCCGAAGCCGGAACGCCGCGTCCGGAGGCCGGGCCGGTTAA
- a CDS encoding queuosine salvage family protein: protein MSASLFRRIRDETARVCRTARFVTINDEAIPAYAAGLDLAALAAPRHDPKSHYLGHGADTALFFLILDAVNFGSGYFPHLRKVPGRSGYFTVATRLTERFTAKGPLHADALLAMTPHAAAKLFQQDGANPVAMELMGLFARALQDLGRLLEQEYGGSAPRLIEAASGSAQRLCRILAQMELFRDEQPYMGQATAFYKRAQLTAADLAVAFDGQGPGRFDDLGELTVFADNLVPHVLRLDGILRFEAGLAARIAVGELLEKDSPQEVEMRAATVQAVERIAAALRERGQEASPLQLDFLLWNKGQRPASKAVPRPRCRTWYY from the coding sequence ATGTCCGCATCCCTTTTCAGGCGCATCCGCGACGAAACGGCCCGGGTTTGCCGCACGGCCCGCTTCGTGACCATAAACGACGAGGCGATCCCCGCCTATGCCGCCGGGCTGGACCTGGCGGCCCTGGCCGCGCCCCGGCACGATCCGAAAAGCCATTACCTCGGCCATGGCGCGGACACGGCCCTTTTTTTCCTCATCCTCGACGCCGTCAATTTCGGCTCCGGCTACTTTCCCCACCTGCGCAAGGTGCCGGGGCGCTCGGGCTACTTCACCGTGGCCACCCGGCTGACCGAGCGCTTTACCGCCAAAGGCCCCCTTCACGCGGATGCGCTTTTGGCCATGACGCCGCACGCGGCGGCAAAGCTGTTCCAACAGGATGGCGCAAACCCCGTGGCCATGGAGCTCATGGGGCTTTTCGCCCGGGCGCTTCAGGATCTGGGGCGGCTTTTGGAGCAGGAGTATGGCGGCAGCGCGCCGCGCCTTATCGAGGCGGCCTCGGGCAGCGCCCAACGCCTGTGCCGCATCCTGGCGCAAATGGAACTTTTCCGGGACGAGCAGCCGTATATGGGGCAAGCCACGGCCTTTTACAAGCGGGCCCAGCTCACGGCGGCGGATCTGGCCGTGGCCTTCGACGGCCAGGGACCGGGACGCTTTGACGACCTGGGGGAGCTGACCGTCTTCGCGGACAACCTGGTGCCCCACGTGCTGCGCCTCGACGGCATCCTGCGCTTCGAGGCCGGACTCGCGGCGCGCATCGCCGTCGGGGAGTTGCTGGAAAAGGATTCGCCGCAGGAGGTGGAAATGCGGGCGGCCACGGTCCAGGCCGTGGAGCGCATCGCGGCGGCACTGCGGGAGCGCGGCCAGGAAGCGAGCCCGTTGCAGCTCGATTTCCTGCTCTGGAACAAGGGCCAACGCCCCGCCTCCAAGGCCGTGCCCCGCCCCCGCTGCCGTACATGGTATTATTAG
- a CDS encoding methyl-accepting chemotaxis protein — protein sequence MTLKYKLICFCLAISILPLAVTGVVSVRQASGILGEQAFGGLAAARDSRKEALEAAAATWLREAAIMASVKEVYNAVGMTRDYFMGTKPGRRAPVDTPDYKDLHEYVGPAFGPFTKVLGFADALLVADDGRVLFGAAQGKEVGEDVKEGPLKNTSLAAAWRGAMQGRIVFADFTPYPPLGGEPTAFVAAPVKNHTGTMIEAAAILRVPKSELTRIMRQGEGTGVTRDFLLVGGDGGLRVEAAASDTDAAVPSGDAVARALAGQTGNLTDKDASGHEALTAFAPVRFGDVTFALLARTPASEAFAAAHGLRNVSLAVAGVTAALVLLAVTVFLRREILKPLAGILTYLAAVTRGDFAAGKPAKCKGELEDLRSGLLQMVDEIKNKLGFASSILKAVTIPCLVVDTAGKVTFVNPPLLRLLGLDADYKAVLGRPVAMIFGANAAAAGQMTACLDDNNCRLGVEFQLDDGKGTTRHARMDTAPLYDLDEGLIGAFALVVDLSDVKSKEAMIVSRNEVLRRVAGEAEDIARHVAANAEELSGRVAAVTNGAMSQTAQLQETAAAFESLNQALDDVASGAEGAASGAESAMAEARAGREAVERTARAIAQVNGISDALRQSMDALGNRAASIGGIIAVISDIADQTNLLALNAAIEAARAGEAGRGFAVVADEVRKLAEKTMSATKEVSSSVHAVLSAVDDSAGKAASATQAVAEADGLVSRSGETLALIVSRCEDAARAVRAIAASAKAQASAHDEINRAVSTIGEVAEETAMGMDEAAGSVTDLAGQAGELMRLIEDMRE from the coding sequence ATGACCCTGAAGTACAAGCTCATCTGTTTCTGTCTGGCCATCAGCATCCTGCCCCTTGCCGTCACCGGCGTCGTCAGCGTGCGCCAGGCCTCCGGCATCCTTGGCGAACAAGCCTTCGGCGGTCTGGCCGCCGCCAGGGACAGCCGCAAGGAGGCCCTGGAAGCCGCCGCCGCCACCTGGCTGCGCGAGGCCGCCATCATGGCCTCGGTCAAGGAAGTCTACAACGCCGTGGGCATGACCCGCGATTATTTCATGGGCACCAAGCCCGGCCGGCGGGCCCCTGTGGATACCCCTGACTACAAGGACCTCCACGAATACGTGGGGCCGGCCTTCGGTCCGTTCACCAAGGTGCTGGGCTTTGCCGACGCGTTGCTCGTGGCCGACGACGGCCGGGTGCTTTTCGGCGCGGCCCAGGGCAAGGAGGTGGGCGAGGACGTCAAGGAAGGGCCGCTTAAAAACACCAGCCTGGCCGCCGCCTGGCGCGGGGCCATGCAGGGCCGCATCGTGTTCGCAGATTTCACCCCCTATCCGCCCCTTGGCGGCGAGCCCACGGCCTTTGTGGCCGCGCCGGTCAAAAACCACACCGGCACTATGATCGAGGCCGCCGCCATCCTGCGCGTGCCCAAGTCCGAACTGACGCGCATCATGCGCCAGGGCGAGGGCACGGGCGTGACCCGCGATTTCCTGCTGGTCGGCGGCGACGGGGGCCTTCGGGTGGAAGCCGCCGCCTCCGATACCGATGCCGCCGTGCCTTCCGGCGACGCCGTGGCCCGGGCGCTTGCCGGGCAAACCGGCAACCTGACCGACAAGGACGCCTCGGGCCATGAAGCCCTGACCGCGTTCGCGCCGGTCCGCTTCGGCGACGTCACTTTCGCGCTTTTGGCCCGCACCCCGGCCTCGGAGGCCTTTGCCGCCGCCCATGGCCTGCGAAACGTGTCCCTGGCCGTGGCCGGCGTCACGGCCGCCCTGGTGCTGCTGGCCGTCACCGTCTTCCTGCGCCGGGAGATCCTCAAACCCCTGGCCGGCATCCTCACCTACCTGGCCGCCGTGACGCGCGGCGATTTCGCCGCCGGGAAGCCGGCGAAATGCAAGGGCGAGCTGGAAGATCTGCGCTCGGGCCTGCTCCAGATGGTCGACGAGATCAAAAACAAGCTGGGCTTTGCCTCGAGCATCCTCAAGGCCGTCACCATCCCCTGCCTCGTGGTCGATACGGCGGGCAAGGTCACCTTCGTCAACCCGCCGCTTTTGCGCCTTCTCGGCCTGGACGCCGATTACAAGGCCGTGCTCGGCCGGCCGGTGGCCATGATTTTCGGGGCCAACGCCGCCGCCGCCGGCCAGATGACCGCCTGTCTCGACGACAACAACTGCCGGCTGGGCGTGGAATTCCAGCTGGACGACGGCAAGGGGACCACGCGCCATGCGCGCATGGACACCGCGCCGCTCTACGACCTCGACGAGGGACTTATCGGGGCCTTCGCCCTGGTGGTCGACCTGTCCGACGTGAAATCCAAGGAAGCCATGATCGTCTCGCGCAACGAGGTGCTGCGCCGGGTGGCCGGGGAGGCCGAGGACATCGCCCGCCATGTCGCCGCCAACGCCGAGGAGCTTTCCGGACGGGTCGCCGCCGTGACCAACGGGGCCATGTCCCAGACCGCCCAGTTGCAGGAAACCGCCGCCGCCTTCGAAAGCCTCAACCAGGCCCTCGATGACGTGGCCTCCGGCGCCGAGGGCGCGGCCTCGGGCGCCGAGTCGGCCATGGCCGAGGCCAGGGCCGGCCGGGAGGCCGTGGAGCGCACGGCCAGGGCCATCGCCCAGGTCAACGGCATTTCCGATGCCCTGCGCCAGAGCATGGACGCCCTGGGCAATCGGGCCGCCTCCATCGGCGGCATCATCGCCGTCATTTCCGACATCGCCGACCAGACCAACCTGCTCGCCTTAAACGCCGCCATCGAGGCAGCCCGGGCCGGAGAGGCCGGGCGCGGCTTCGCCGTTGTCGCCGACGAGGTGCGCAAACTCGCCGAAAAGACCATGTCCGCCACCAAGGAGGTTTCCTCCTCGGTCCATGCCGTGCTCTCGGCCGTGGACGACAGCGCCGGCAAGGCGGCCTCCGCCACCCAGGCCGTGGCCGAAGCCGACGGACTGGTGTCCCGCTCGGGCGAAACCCTGGCCTTGATCGTCTCGCGCTGCGAGGACGCGGCCCGGGCCGTGCGCGCCATCGCCGCCTCGGCCAAGGCCCAGGCCAGCGCCCACGACGAGATCAACCGGGCCGTGTCCACCATCGGCGAGGTGGCCGAGGAAACGGCCATGGGCATGGACGAGGCGGCCGGCTCCGTCACCGACCTTGCCGGCCAGGCCGGCGAACTCATGCGCTTGATTGAAGATATGCGGGAATAG